The Papio anubis isolate 15944 chromosome 10, Panubis1.0, whole genome shotgun sequence genome includes the window CGCCCTGAAGCGAATCCTGTGTCACGAGCAGCAGGACCGAGAGGAGGCCCAGCGAGAAGCCGACATGCATCGCCTCTTCAGTCACCCCAACATCCTTCGCCTCGTGGCTTACTGTCTGAGGGAGCGGGGTGCTAAGCATGAGGCCTGGCTGCTGCTACCGTTCTTCAAGGTCAGAAAGACTCCTGGTTATGGAGGGGGTTGCAACAGAGCCACCTACCCATGGGCTATGTGAGCAGTCCAGCATGTTAGGAAGCAGGGACCATGTCCTGGGTTTGGCCACTTTAGATTTTGAGTTTGAGGTGTGTATCATGAAAGGGCTGATAGGCTTTGACATAGGGAAGGGATCAGGCCTAAGGAGCAGAGGCTCCAAAAACATCTCCAACTGTAGGGAAACTTGTGTTGCAGAGAGGTACGCTGTGGAATGAGATAGAAAGGCTGAAGGACAAAGGCAACTTCCTGACCGAGGATCAAATCCTTTGGCTGCTGCTGGGGATCTGCAGAGGCCTTGAGGCCATTCATGCCAAGGGTTATGCCCACAGGTCAGTGGGAGGACCCTGTATGCTTGCTGGGGCCCAGAGGAAGAGCCTTACCAAGAGAAATGGGAGGTTTCTGTTCTCCCAAGAAACAGCCTGTATGATTCTTTTGCTTGCTGGGATTCCAGCCTTCCTGTCCAGAGATGCTCATAGGTCACTTCTACTTCCCTACAGGGACTTGAAGCCCACCAATATATTGCTCGGAGATGAGGGGCAGCCAGTTTTAATGGACTTGGGTTCTATGAATCAAGCATGCATCAATGTGGAGGGCTCCCGCCAGGCTCTGACCCTGCAGGTAAAAGAATCTCCAGGTTCCTTTTCTCACCTGTTCCCCATTCCCACCCCTTCTGGTGCATGCCCCAGTTTGGTCACATGACCATGACGAGTGCCCCACTTTTGAGCTCTGGGATCACTGTTCCAGGACTGGGCAGCCCAGCGGTGCACCATCTCCTACCGAGCCCCAGAGCTCTTCTCTGTGCAGAGTCACTGTGTCATCGATGAGCGGACTGATGTCTGGGTGAGGAGCATGTGGGTGGGTATCTGGGTAGGGAGGGCTGTGGCTCTGTACCTGCTGTGGAGTAGAGTAGGTCGTTGGTTTCTGTTGCATGGGGCCCCAGGAACCACTGTATGTCCCCATCCACTTCAACTTCCTTCCTGGGAACTGTCACTGATACTGTACCCAGTTGCACCGGATGTGGTATAATCCCTGCCCCGAACAAGGTGAGTACAGCTCAGTGTCAGTACTGAAGAGCAGGGGCTAAGCTAAGCAGGGGCTGCGGAGACCTCCAACCGACTGGCAGTTTCTCTGTGCCCTGGTGGTGCCATGTGGCTGAGGTCAGCTTATTCTTTTTAGCTTATGTAGTCTTTTACCACAGAAGTAAGGGGAGCGATGTCATCTCCATTGGTCCCCTTCTAGGGACTAACCAAGTTATGTTCAGTCCCTAGGCTGCGTGCTATATGCCATGATGTTTGGAGAAGGCCCTTATGACATGGTGTTCCAAAAGGGTGACAGTGTGGCCCTTGCTGTGCAGAACCAACTCAGCATCCCACAAAGCCCCAGGTGAGCAAGCAACGAATGGGGCATCAAGTATTTCAGACTCCCCCCTGGTATTAGCTGGGTTGACAGATAGGTGTCATCCAGTCCCCCTGCACTCCTCCCTCCACAGGCATTCTTCAGCATTGCGGCAGCTCCTGGCCTCGATGATGACTGTGGACCCGCATCAGCGTCCTCACATTCCTCTCCTTCTCAGTCAGCTGGAGGCGCTGCAGCCCCCAGCTCCTGGCCAGCATACTACCCAAATCTGAAAAGGCAGCAGGTTGAGAAGATGGCCCCTCGTGCCTCGGAAAGAGGGTTCCCATCCCTCATTGGAATCTCTACCCATTCCATCCAGGACTGCTCTTACACTTGGGGGTAGCGGGGTCAGGACAATCATCTTAGTCCTGCATCTGCTCTTCTGCTTTCTTCCAAGAGCAAAACCTGGGCAAGGGGCCTTACTGAGTGGGAGTGGGTGGGGGTTGGGAAAAGGGAAATGGTGGGATACGGAGCATGGCTCTGAGCAGGACTGTTGAGCTCACATAGTGTTCTGCCTCCAAATCTGGGAGCAGGAGAATGTATAAACAAGAATAAAGTGGAAGCAGATTGGTGTGGATCTTAGTCTCAGTGTTCCTAGAGTGAGAGAAGAGGTGCAAGGGGCCCAAAGTCTGGTTGCCATTTCCAGGAGAACTGCCTGGGAAGGAGGAGGACTGCTGCAGAGTCAGCAATGGTGTGACTTCATTCCACAGGAGGTTGGTTAGCCGTGGACAGTTCTAGCTCGTCTTAGATCAAAACTTAAAGCTGCTTGGGCTCAAGCTGGCATTTGCCTGTGTCAAGAACCAGGGTCCCCTAAAAGCACTCAACtagttctttccttccttcactccTGGGTTGAGTAGCTTAGTCAGAGCAGCCCAGCCGGTTTGCCAGGCAAGGGCCTCTGGGTGGAGACACCTGAGGAAGCTTTGGTACAGGGAGATTACAGGTCTCCCATCCTCAACCTAGGGGCAAGGGGAGTGGAGGTGGCAGCAGCAACTGTTTTTGGCCCATGTCTCCCTGATCGTTCAAGCTCATACATGGTTAATGATTAATGAGGCAGTGTGGTGTGGCAGTATCCAGCTGCCACTTCCTGCCTACTCTGCTGAGTAAACAGGGGCCCTGTCTTAGCTGGGCTTCAAACCTGTTCCCTAGGGAAGAGCACTGTTCCCTGAAACACCAGGGAAGAAAGGCAAGGGCAGGGTTGGCATCTCTTGCTCTTTTGCGATCCAAGCCTCCTCCCCCCAACCATGTCCACCCCATAGGCTGACATCAGCATGGGGCCTGGGGCTCCTGTTAGCAAAGTTGAAGCTTTCCCCAGGGCCCTAGCAGGAGTCTCCCACCAGCTAGCacggaggctgaggccagaaagAAA containing:
- the STK16 gene encoding serine/threonine-protein kinase 16 isoform X1; this translates as MGHALCVCSRGTVIIDNKRYLFIQKLGEGGFSYVDLVEGLHDGHFYALKRILCHEQQDREEAQREADMHRLFSHPNILRLVAYCLRERGAKHEAWLLLPFFKRGTLWNEIERLKDKGNFLTEDQILWLLLGICRGLEAIHAKGYAHRDLKPTNILLGDEGQPVLMDLGSMNQACINVEGSRQALTLQDWAAQRCTISYRAPELFSVQSHCVIDERTDVWSLGCVLYAMMFGEGPYDMVFQKGDSVALAVQNQLSIPQSPRHSSALRQLLASMMTVDPHQRPHIPLLLSQLEALQPPAPGQHTTQI
- the STK16 gene encoding serine/threonine-protein kinase 16 isoform X2, translating into MGHALCVCSRGTVIIDNKRYLFIQKLGEGGFSYVDLVEGLHDGHFYALKRILCHEQQDREEAQREADMHRLFSHPNILRLVAYCLRERGAKHEAWLLLPFFKRGTLWNEIERLKDKGNFLTEDQILWLLLGICRGLEAIHAKGYAHRDLKPTNILLGDEGQPVLMDLGSMNQACINVEGSRQALTLQSLGCVLYAMMFGEGPYDMVFQKGDSVALAVQNQLSIPQSPRHSSALRQLLASMMTVDPHQRPHIPLLLSQLEALQPPAPGQHTTQI